In Raphanus sativus cultivar WK10039 chromosome 5, ASM80110v3, whole genome shotgun sequence, the following proteins share a genomic window:
- the LOC108860865 gene encoding putative clathrin assembly protein At1g25240: MMKLWKRASGALKDRKSLFSISFSRTTSFRNPDLDSAIIHATSHDDSSVDYHNAHRVYKWIRSSPANLKPLVHSLSSRVNRTRSWIVALKALMLVHGVLCCKVPSLHEIRRLPFDLSDFSDGHSRPSKTWGFNALIRAYFSFLDQYSFFLSDQIRSRNRKPQVDSVNQELESIEKLQSLLHTLLQIRPMADNMKKTLILEAMDCVVIEIFDIYGRICSGIAKLLIKISPAAGKAEAMMALKILKKATSQGEDLALYFEFCKEFGVSNAHEVPKFIRIPQENIEAMEKAIKGVKEKEEDHEGEVVEEKNIILAERPKFQTIITDQWEVFEDEYCFICKDIKETDQPRNYNVDPSLLPLIAIDEPVCLTHTLPDLITF, translated from the coding sequence ATGATGAAGCTATGGAAACGAGCTTCCGGTGCTCTCAAAGACCGGAAAAGCTTGTTCTCCATCAGCTTCTCCCGGACAACCTCCTTCCGTAACCCTGACCTTGACTCCGCCATCATCCACGCAACCTCTCACGACGACTCCTCTGTCGATTACCACAATGCTCACCGCGTCTACAAATGGATCCGCTCCTCTCCAGCAAACCTCAAGCCTCTTGTCCACTCGCTTTCCTCACGTGTCAACCGGACAAGAAGCTGGATAGTTGCCTTGAAAGCCCTAATGCTCGTCCACGGTGTCCTTTGCTGCAAAGTCCCCTCCCTTCACGAGATTCGTCGTCTCCCTTTCGACCTCTCGGACTTCTCCGACGGCCATTCACGTCCCAGCAAGACTTGGGGCTTCAACGCTTTGATACGAGCTTACTTCTCGTTTCTTGACCAGTACTCTTTCTTTTTATCCGACCAAATCCGTTCTCGGAATAGAAAACCTCAGGTAGATTCTGTTAACCAAGAGCTCGAAAGCATCGAGAAGCTTCAGTCTCTTCTCCATACGCTTCTACAGATACGTCCAATGGCTGACAACATGAAGAAGACGCTTATCCTTGAAGCCATGGACTGTGTAGTGATTGAGATCTTCGACATTTATGGTAGGATCTGCAGCGGTATAGCGAAGCTTCTCATTAAAATAAGTCCAGCTGCTGGAAAAGCGGAAGCTATGATGGCTCTCAAGATTTTAAAGAAGGCTACATCTCAAGGAGAAGACCTAGCTCTCTACTTTGAGTTCTGCAAAGAGTTTGGGGTCTCAAACGCGCATGAAGTCCCAAAGTTTATCAGGATCCCGCAAGAAAACATTGAAGCAATGGAGAAAGCCATAAAAGGAgtgaaagagaaagaggaggaTCATGAGGGGGAAGTAGTGGAAGAAAAGAATATCATATTAGCTGAAAGACCAAAGTTTCAGACTATCATAACCGATCAATGGGAGGTTTTTGAAGACGAATATTGTTTCATATGTAAGGATATTAAAGAAACTGATCAACCTAGAAACTATAACGTGGATCCCAGTCTGTTGCCTCTTATAGCTATCGATGAGCCAGTTTGCTTGACTCACACGTTACCTGATCTGATTACCTTCTAA